The following are from one region of the Hemitrygon akajei chromosome 31, sHemAka1.3, whole genome shotgun sequence genome:
- the LOC140719130 gene encoding protein phosphatase 1 regulatory subunit 29-like isoform X2, which translates to MARVGLLVAIVLLSQIGDAHGDCWLIEGEKGYVWLAICSQNQPPYESIPQHINSTVLDLRLNENKLKVLLYSSLSRFGNLTDLNLTKNEISYIEDGAFLVQSNLRVLQLGYNKLTNLTENMFRGLTRLEYMYVQHNLIESISVNSFWECPNLISIDLSANRLAKLEGSTFTSLSGLMVCELAGNPFNCSCELVGFLNWLAEFNNVTKTYDRLQCESPAEYAGYPLLSPRPNSHRNAITLLASSCRNGVKIIPFSTPMASKDPETYSSGINPAEFSSTEPITTFTLDALNSPTIKLHHVTITGATLVVQIPSPYSRMYILVQYNNSYVSDVTNLRNRKEYIKLEKLKALTDYTFCVASIQKSQRFNHTCLTFATRGRMINQPSNSSTTTHYIMTILGCLFSMVIVLGVVYYCLRKRRIQEEKQKSINVKKTILEMRYGPESETGSMIHQMQKFHEQPISVSRMSSLPSVSGDKGQFKPMDINETPKTTKGNYIEVRTGETLERKEEEIKQTDNGQGSTAEISTIAQEVDKVNQIINNCIDALKLDSAAFIGTDSEVSIDRQVTPSTSSSQLERPGFLSPTYKEGGYPLQRQSSTDAARKRCSISSSGSGKSARVFSLDIPEPPSKAESKYIEKSAPAPTSLKRLPSVASGEIHHLEK; encoded by the exons ATGGCCCGTGTTGGGCTGTTAGTGGCAATTGTTCTACTGAGCCAGATTGGCGACGCACATGGAGATTGCTGGCTGATTGAGGGAGAGAAAGGTTATGTTTGGCTGGCCATCTGCAGTCAGAACCAACCTCCTTACGAGTCCATTCCTCAGCACATCAACAGCACCGTACTGGACCTTCGCCTCAACGAGAACAAGCTGAAGGTTCTCCTGTACAGCTCCCTCAGCCGCTTCGGCAACCTAACTGACTTGAACCTGACGAAGAACGAGATTAGCTACATCGAAGACGGGGCGTTTTTGGTTCAGTCTAACCTGCGTGTGCTACAACTGGGCTACAACAAGCTGACCAACCTCACGGAGAACATGTTCCGGGGACTAACCAGGCTGGAGTACATGTATGTCCAGCACAACTTGATTGAGAGCATCTCAGTCAACAGTTTCTGGGAGTGCCCCAACCTCATCAGCATTGACCTGTCTGCCAACAGGCTGGCGAAGCTGGAGGGTAGCACGTTCACCAGCCTCAGCGGCCTGATGGTGTGTGAGCTGGCAGGCAACCCGTTCAACTGCTCCTGCGAGCTGGTTGGCTTTCTCAACTGGCTTGCCGAGTTCAACAACGTCACCAAGACCTACGATCGGCTTCAGTGCGAGAGCCCAGCAGAATACGCCGGCTACCCTCTCCTCAGTCCGAGACCCAACAGCCACCGGAACGCCATCACCCTCCTTGCTTCCTCTTGCCGCAATGGCGTCAAGATCATTCCGTTCTCCACGCCCATGGCTTCCAAAGACCCTGAAACCTACTCTTCGGGGATTAACCCGGCAGAATTCTCGTCAACAGAGCCGATTACAACATTCACGCTGGACGCCTTGAACAGCCCGACCATCAAACTGCACCACGTGACTATCACCGGAGCCACCCTGGTAGTTCAGATCCCTTCTCCCTACAGCAGAATGTACATCCTCGTTCAGTACAATAACAGTTACGTTTCGGACGTCACCAATCTGCGCAACAGGAAGGAGTACATTAAGCTGGAGAAGCTGAAGGCCCTGACTGATTACACCTTCTGTGTGGCTTCCATCCAGAAGTCACAGAGGTTCAACCACACCTGCCTGACCTTTGCGACCAGAGGGAGGATGATAAACCAGCCCTCCAATTCTTCCACCACCACCCATTACATCATGACCATCCTGGGGTGCTTGTTTAGCATGGTCATTGTGCTGGGTGTGGTCTACTACTGCCTGCGGAAGAGGAGGATCCAAGAGGAGAAGCAGAAGTCCATTAACGTTAAGAAAACCATCTTGGAGATGAGGTACGGACCCGAGTCTGAGACCGGCAGCATGATACACCAGATGCAGAAGTTCCACGAGCAGCCGATTTCCGTATCGAGGATGTCCTCACTGCCATCTGTGTCGGGGGATAAGGGACAATTTAAACCAATGGACATAAATGAGACCCCCAAGACCACCAAGGGCAACTATATCGAAGTCCGTACTGGGGAGACCTTGGAACGCAAGGAAGAGGAGATCAAACAGACAGACAATGGGCAAGGGTCAACTGCAGAGATCTCTACCATTGCACAAGAAGTGGACAAGGTCAATCAGATCATTAACAACTGTATTGATGCATTGAAGTTGGATTCCGCTGCCTTTATAGGCACCGACTCTGAGGTGTCCATTGACCGCCAGGTCACGCCCAGCACCTCCTCCTCCCAGCTGGAGAGGCCTGGTTTCCTCTCGCCCACCTACAAGGAAGGGGGTTACCCGCTGCAGCGCCAGAGCAGCACGGACGCGGCCCGAAAGCGTTGCAGCATCTCCTCGAGCGGCTCTGGGAAGAGCGCGCGTGTCTTCAGCCTCGACATTCCCGAACCTCCTTCCAAGGCAGAGTCAAAATACATCGAGAAGAGTGCGCCGGCTCCCACCTCCTTAAAGCGTCTTCCTTCTGTGGCATCGGGAGAGATCCATCATCTGGAG AAATAA
- the LOC140719130 gene encoding protein phosphatase 1 regulatory subunit 29-like isoform X1, whose product MARVGLLVAIVLLSQIGDAHGDCWLIEGEKGYVWLAICSQNQPPYESIPQHINSTVLDLRLNENKLKVLLYSSLSRFGNLTDLNLTKNEISYIEDGAFLVQSNLRVLQLGYNKLTNLTENMFRGLTRLEYMYVQHNLIESISVNSFWECPNLISIDLSANRLAKLEGSTFTSLSGLMVCELAGNPFNCSCELVGFLNWLAEFNNVTKTYDRLQCESPAEYAGYPLLSPRPNSHRNAITLLASSCRNGVKIIPFSTPMASKDPETYSSGINPAEFSSTEPITTFTLDALNSPTIKLHHVTITGATLVVQIPSPYSRMYILVQYNNSYVSDVTNLRNRKEYIKLEKLKALTDYTFCVASIQKSQRFNHTCLTFATRGRMINQPSNSSTTTHYIMTILGCLFSMVIVLGVVYYCLRKRRIQEEKQKSINVKKTILEMRYGPESETGSMIHQMQKFHEQPISVSRMSSLPSVSGDKGQFKPMDINETPKTTKGNYIEVRTGETLERKEEEIKQTDNGQGSTAEISTIAQEVDKVNQIINNCIDALKLDSAAFIGTDSEVSIDRQVTPSTSSSQLERPGFLSPTYKEGGYPLQRQSSTDAARKRCSISSSGSGKSARVFSLDIPEPPSKAESKYIEKSAPAPTSLKRLPSVASGEIHHLEVQQTYHSSEHRHSFPALYYEEHGDTIRERSALLKPLSRSKRDSAYSQLSPRHQFSGYSSSPEYSSESTLKIWERFRPYKKHPREEVYMAAGHALRKKVQFAKDEDLHDILDYWKGVSAQQKM is encoded by the coding sequence ATGGCCCGTGTTGGGCTGTTAGTGGCAATTGTTCTACTGAGCCAGATTGGCGACGCACATGGAGATTGCTGGCTGATTGAGGGAGAGAAAGGTTATGTTTGGCTGGCCATCTGCAGTCAGAACCAACCTCCTTACGAGTCCATTCCTCAGCACATCAACAGCACCGTACTGGACCTTCGCCTCAACGAGAACAAGCTGAAGGTTCTCCTGTACAGCTCCCTCAGCCGCTTCGGCAACCTAACTGACTTGAACCTGACGAAGAACGAGATTAGCTACATCGAAGACGGGGCGTTTTTGGTTCAGTCTAACCTGCGTGTGCTACAACTGGGCTACAACAAGCTGACCAACCTCACGGAGAACATGTTCCGGGGACTAACCAGGCTGGAGTACATGTATGTCCAGCACAACTTGATTGAGAGCATCTCAGTCAACAGTTTCTGGGAGTGCCCCAACCTCATCAGCATTGACCTGTCTGCCAACAGGCTGGCGAAGCTGGAGGGTAGCACGTTCACCAGCCTCAGCGGCCTGATGGTGTGTGAGCTGGCAGGCAACCCGTTCAACTGCTCCTGCGAGCTGGTTGGCTTTCTCAACTGGCTTGCCGAGTTCAACAACGTCACCAAGACCTACGATCGGCTTCAGTGCGAGAGCCCAGCAGAATACGCCGGCTACCCTCTCCTCAGTCCGAGACCCAACAGCCACCGGAACGCCATCACCCTCCTTGCTTCCTCTTGCCGCAATGGCGTCAAGATCATTCCGTTCTCCACGCCCATGGCTTCCAAAGACCCTGAAACCTACTCTTCGGGGATTAACCCGGCAGAATTCTCGTCAACAGAGCCGATTACAACATTCACGCTGGACGCCTTGAACAGCCCGACCATCAAACTGCACCACGTGACTATCACCGGAGCCACCCTGGTAGTTCAGATCCCTTCTCCCTACAGCAGAATGTACATCCTCGTTCAGTACAATAACAGTTACGTTTCGGACGTCACCAATCTGCGCAACAGGAAGGAGTACATTAAGCTGGAGAAGCTGAAGGCCCTGACTGATTACACCTTCTGTGTGGCTTCCATCCAGAAGTCACAGAGGTTCAACCACACCTGCCTGACCTTTGCGACCAGAGGGAGGATGATAAACCAGCCCTCCAATTCTTCCACCACCACCCATTACATCATGACCATCCTGGGGTGCTTGTTTAGCATGGTCATTGTGCTGGGTGTGGTCTACTACTGCCTGCGGAAGAGGAGGATCCAAGAGGAGAAGCAGAAGTCCATTAACGTTAAGAAAACCATCTTGGAGATGAGGTACGGACCCGAGTCTGAGACCGGCAGCATGATACACCAGATGCAGAAGTTCCACGAGCAGCCGATTTCCGTATCGAGGATGTCCTCACTGCCATCTGTGTCGGGGGATAAGGGACAATTTAAACCAATGGACATAAATGAGACCCCCAAGACCACCAAGGGCAACTATATCGAAGTCCGTACTGGGGAGACCTTGGAACGCAAGGAAGAGGAGATCAAACAGACAGACAATGGGCAAGGGTCAACTGCAGAGATCTCTACCATTGCACAAGAAGTGGACAAGGTCAATCAGATCATTAACAACTGTATTGATGCATTGAAGTTGGATTCCGCTGCCTTTATAGGCACCGACTCTGAGGTGTCCATTGACCGCCAGGTCACGCCCAGCACCTCCTCCTCCCAGCTGGAGAGGCCTGGTTTCCTCTCGCCCACCTACAAGGAAGGGGGTTACCCGCTGCAGCGCCAGAGCAGCACGGACGCGGCCCGAAAGCGTTGCAGCATCTCCTCGAGCGGCTCTGGGAAGAGCGCGCGTGTCTTCAGCCTCGACATTCCCGAACCTCCTTCCAAGGCAGAGTCAAAATACATCGAGAAGAGTGCGCCGGCTCCCACCTCCTTAAAGCGTCTTCCTTCTGTGGCATCGGGAGAGATCCATCATCTGGAGGTACAGCAAACCTACCACAGCAGCGAGCATCGACACTCCTTCCCTGCCTTATACTACGAAGAACATGGGGACACTATAAGAGAGAGGTCCGCGTTATTAAAGCCACTCTCCCGATCCAAAAGGGACTCTGCCTACTCCCAGCTCTCTCCCAGACACCAGTTCTCTGGATATTCTTCCAGCCCGGAATATTCGTCGGAAAGCACTCTCAAGATCTGGGAGAGATTCCGTCCCTATAAAAAGCACCCTCGGGAGGAGGTGTATATGGCCGCTGGACACGCCTTGCGAAAAAAAGTCCAGTTTGCTAAAGATGAAGACTTACATGATATTTTAGATTATTGGAAAGGTGTATCTGCTCAACAGAAAATGTGA